Proteins co-encoded in one Planctomycetaceae bacterium genomic window:
- a CDS encoding DUF1553 domain-containing protein: protein MAPIRCIRCRRSSACIVFLATATLLTGTTVLAGDATDSVSFANDVVPVLTKAGCNAGICHAKAGGGQNGFQLSLLGFEPREDYDSLVKEGRGRRLFPADPKRSLVLQKASGSTPHGGGSRLPKDSAGYQQILKWIEHGAPFDTTAPVELSSVQVEPARGVVAMNSRQQLRSTATYSDGSIRDITDLALYESNDEAMAEVSESGLVTVSDIPGRVSVMLRYQGKTAVFSAAVPLGAAVDDLPSEASFIDEHVFANLKQIGIPTSPVCDDATFLRRVTLDIAGRLPTLDETTQFLASSDADKREQLVDALLRSPGYADYFANKWTSLLKNRRDDASDIVSNFAFHAWIRDSLLANVPYDQMVRQLLAATGTVVGNPPVAWYKRVKEPKQQLEDVAQLFLGVRMQCAQCHHHPFERWSQDDYYSFAAFFSQVGRKPTDTRGEDLIFHKRGVATSKNVKTGEDLLPAAFGDDVGTIAPDEDPRLRLADWMSSPENPFFAKALVNRYWKHFFGRGLIEPEDDIRDTNPPSNPELLAALEQHFISSGFDLKELVRVIATSSAYQLSSVPNEHNLVDRQNYSRFYPRRLQAEVLLDAINDLTGATTSFPNLPAGTRAIALPDNSYNKASAFLQVFGRPDSQSVCECERVQSSSLAQSLHLINSSEIRNKLATADGRADRLAKGDRPSEEKITELYLLALSRPPRPDELQTATDYLNEPITNAEGQPIDSAAAAKTNFQDLIWALMNTKEFLFNH, encoded by the coding sequence ATGGCCCCCATCCGCTGCATCCGATGTCGCCGATCGTCAGCCTGCATCGTCTTCCTTGCGACGGCGACGCTGCTGACGGGCACGACCGTGCTGGCCGGCGACGCCACTGATTCCGTCAGCTTCGCCAACGACGTCGTGCCGGTCCTGACCAAGGCCGGCTGCAATGCCGGGATCTGTCATGCCAAAGCCGGCGGCGGACAGAACGGGTTTCAGCTTTCTCTGCTGGGTTTCGAGCCGCGGGAAGACTATGACAGTCTGGTCAAGGAAGGCCGCGGCCGCCGCCTGTTTCCGGCCGATCCGAAGCGTAGTCTGGTTCTGCAAAAAGCGTCAGGCAGTACGCCGCATGGCGGTGGTTCGCGACTGCCGAAAGACTCCGCGGGTTATCAGCAGATTCTGAAATGGATCGAACATGGCGCGCCGTTCGATACGACGGCTCCGGTGGAACTCAGCTCCGTTCAGGTGGAACCGGCGCGCGGCGTCGTTGCGATGAACAGCCGGCAGCAGTTGCGTTCCACCGCGACATATTCCGACGGCAGTATTCGTGACATCACTGATCTGGCGCTGTACGAATCCAATGACGAAGCGATGGCTGAGGTTTCCGAATCCGGCCTGGTCACCGTCAGCGATATTCCCGGCAGAGTATCGGTGATGCTGCGTTATCAGGGGAAAACGGCCGTCTTCAGCGCCGCAGTTCCGCTCGGAGCTGCCGTTGACGACCTGCCTTCCGAAGCCAGCTTCATAGACGAACACGTTTTTGCGAATCTGAAGCAGATCGGCATTCCGACATCACCCGTCTGCGACGACGCGACGTTTCTGCGCCGCGTGACGCTTGATATCGCCGGACGGCTGCCGACGCTGGACGAAACGACCCAGTTCCTGGCCAGCTCCGACGCTGACAAGCGCGAACAGTTGGTCGACGCGCTGCTGCGCAGTCCGGGCTATGCGGACTACTTCGCCAACAAATGGACGTCGCTGCTGAAGAATCGACGCGACGACGCCAGCGACATTGTTTCCAACTTCGCGTTTCACGCGTGGATTCGAGACAGTCTGCTGGCAAATGTTCCCTACGACCAGATGGTGCGGCAACTGCTTGCCGCGACCGGAACCGTCGTCGGCAATCCTCCGGTGGCGTGGTACAAGCGAGTCAAAGAACCGAAGCAGCAGCTTGAAGACGTCGCTCAGTTGTTTCTGGGCGTCCGCATGCAGTGTGCTCAGTGCCATCATCATCCGTTCGAACGCTGGAGCCAGGACGATTACTACAGCTTCGCGGCGTTCTTCAGCCAGGTCGGACGCAAGCCCACGGATACGCGCGGCGAGGATCTGATCTTCCACAAGCGAGGCGTCGCGACCTCAAAGAACGTGAAGACGGGCGAAGACCTGTTGCCCGCAGCGTTTGGAGATGATGTCGGCACGATCGCTCCCGATGAAGACCCGCGACTGCGGCTGGCGGACTGGATGAGTTCCCCGGAAAACCCGTTCTTTGCGAAGGCACTCGTCAATCGTTACTGGAAGCACTTTTTCGGTCGCGGCCTGATTGAACCGGAAGATGACATTCGCGACACGAATCCGCCGTCAAACCCGGAACTGCTGGCGGCTCTGGAGCAGCACTTCATCAGCAGCGGCTTTGACCTGAAGGAACTGGTCCGCGTGATTGCCACGTCGAGTGCCTATCAGTTGAGTTCCGTGCCGAACGAACACAACCTGGTCGATCGACAGAACTACTCCCGCTTCTATCCGCGGCGCCTTCAGGCGGAAGTCCTGCTCGACGCGATCAACGACCTGACCGGTGCGACCACCAGCTTTCCCAACCTGCCTGCCGGCACGCGAGCCATCGCACTTCCGGACAACAGCTACAACAAAGCATCCGCGTTTCTGCAGGTCTTCGGTCGCCCGGACAGCCAAAGCGTCTGTGAATGCGAACGCGTGCAGTCGTCCAGCCTCGCTCAAAGCCTGCACCTGATCAATTCCTCCGAAATCAGAAACAAACTCGCGACGGCCGACGGACGAGCCGACCGACTCGCGAAAGGCGACCGTCCATCAGAAGAAAAGATCACGGAACTCTATCTGCTCGCGCTTTCGCGCCCGCCGCGTCCTGACGAACTTCAAACGGCGACAGACTATCTGAACGAACCCATCACCAACGCCGAAGGACAGCCGATCGATTCGGCTGCGGCGGCTAAGACGAATTTTCAGGATCTGATCTGGGCATTGATGAACACAAAGGAGTTCCTGTTCAACCACTGA
- a CDS encoding PPC domain-containing protein yields MTRNLLTVFCAAAMLHSLLLVPCAFGQAVCLPAPRLLTTKPMGGQAGSTVNVTITGDNLEDADELRFSHPGITATARLDESGQPVPREYVVAIADDCPAGVHEARVMTKLGLSSSRVFSVGVLPETAQAGPNTSVETAMPLEAGVLCNAAMTSRSVDHYSFAASAGQRIVVDCAAKGIDSKLQPVLILADANGNDLLAERRGGVLDFTAPDDATYIVKVHDLTFNGGPEYFYRLVIRTAAEGDFVSRLPSTAAVNSFSWPPTGLTDDAVIGEAEPNNVGGDAQAISLPCDITGSFFPAADVDVFEFNATKGDVWWVEVASERLGRNTDPSIVVQHVGEDETGEKLTDIAELTDIPSPVKVSSNGYAYDGPPYNAGSSDIIAKVEIPQDGRYRLQLTDLFGGTRSDPGNVYRLIIRRAAPDFALVAWAMHMELRNGDRNALSKPLALRNGATMPLEVVVVRRDGFDGEIELAMENLPDGVTATGLRIPAGQSRGIMLLTADQNAPRGLTSASFFGRATIAGEVVTRPCRLTSMAWPVPDSWSEIPSPRLLADVPVSVSGTEFAPISIAAADGKVWEAAAGTKLAIPLVHTRRCEFSGANISLKTFGPGFERNPAFDAPLTADASQVEFDLAALKTPPGEYVVAFYGSAVAKYRAQPDAEPKDIVDIVVSAPIKIRITSPEEEGQK; encoded by the coding sequence ATGACTCGCAACCTTCTGACTGTTTTCTGCGCCGCGGCAATGCTGCATTCGCTGCTGCTTGTGCCGTGTGCATTCGGGCAGGCAGTTTGCCTGCCGGCTCCGCGGCTGCTGACTACGAAGCCAATGGGAGGACAGGCGGGATCCACCGTTAACGTCACGATTACCGGCGACAACCTTGAAGACGCGGACGAACTTCGGTTTTCGCACCCCGGCATCACGGCAACTGCCAGGCTGGATGAATCCGGCCAGCCGGTGCCCAGAGAGTACGTTGTTGCGATCGCTGATGACTGTCCGGCCGGTGTTCACGAAGCGCGCGTGATGACGAAACTGGGGCTTTCGTCGTCGCGGGTCTTCAGTGTAGGAGTGCTGCCGGAGACCGCTCAGGCCGGACCGAACACGTCCGTTGAAACCGCGATGCCACTGGAAGCCGGTGTCCTCTGCAATGCCGCCATGACCAGCCGTTCCGTCGATCACTACTCGTTCGCAGCGTCGGCGGGTCAGAGAATTGTCGTGGATTGCGCCGCGAAGGGCATTGACTCAAAGCTGCAGCCGGTGCTGATTCTGGCCGACGCAAACGGCAACGACCTGCTGGCCGAACGCCGTGGCGGCGTGCTGGACTTCACCGCTCCCGACGACGCCACTTACATCGTGAAGGTTCACGACCTGACGTTCAACGGCGGGCCGGAATACTTCTATCGTCTCGTCATTCGAACCGCGGCGGAAGGCGATTTCGTCAGCCGGCTGCCTTCGACGGCCGCGGTGAATTCCTTTTCCTGGCCGCCGACCGGGCTGACGGATGACGCAGTGATCGGCGAAGCGGAGCCCAATAACGTCGGCGGCGACGCTCAAGCGATTTCGCTGCCGTGCGACATCACAGGCAGCTTCTTTCCCGCAGCGGACGTCGATGTCTTTGAATTCAATGCTACAAAGGGCGACGTCTGGTGGGTGGAAGTGGCCTCGGAGCGGCTGGGGCGCAACACCGATCCGTCTATCGTGGTCCAGCACGTCGGCGAAGATGAGACCGGCGAAAAGCTGACTGACATTGCGGAACTGACAGACATTCCCAGTCCGGTCAAAGTGTCCAGCAACGGCTATGCGTATGACGGTCCGCCATACAACGCCGGGTCGTCCGACATCATCGCGAAAGTCGAAATCCCGCAGGATGGACGTTACCGCCTGCAGCTCACGGATTTGTTCGGCGGAACTCGCAGTGATCCCGGCAATGTGTATCGGCTGATCATTCGACGTGCGGCGCCCGACTTCGCGCTGGTTGCGTGGGCAATGCACATGGAACTGCGAAACGGTGACCGCAACGCACTTTCGAAACCTCTGGCGCTGCGTAACGGAGCGACGATGCCGCTGGAAGTTGTCGTGGTGCGCCGTGACGGGTTCGATGGTGAGATTGAACTTGCGATGGAGAACCTTCCCGACGGTGTCACGGCGACGGGTTTGAGGATCCCGGCAGGCCAGTCGCGCGGCATCATGCTGCTGACCGCCGATCAGAATGCGCCGCGCGGTCTGACCAGCGCGTCGTTTTTCGGACGTGCGACCATCGCCGGAGAAGTCGTGACTCGCCCCTGCCGGCTGACATCGATGGCATGGCCGGTTCCGGATTCGTGGAGCGAAATTCCCAGTCCCCGACTGCTGGCCGACGTTCCGGTGTCGGTCAGCGGGACGGAGTTCGCTCCGATCTCGATCGCGGCCGCTGATGGCAAAGTGTGGGAAGCAGCAGCCGGAACGAAACTTGCCATTCCGCTGGTTCACACGCGGCGCTGCGAGTTTTCGGGAGCGAACATCAGTCTGAAGACTTTCGGTCCGGGGTTTGAACGCAATCCCGCCTTCGATGCACCGCTGACTGCGGACGCATCGCAGGTCGAGTTTGACCTTGCCGCTCTGAAGACTCCGCCCGGCGAATATGTTGTCGCCTTTTATGGCAGCGCCGTGGCAAAATACCGTGCTCAGCCGGACGCCGAACCGAAGGACATCGTTGACATCGTTGTGTCGGCACCCATCAAAATCCGGATCACATCGCCAGAGGAAGAGGGCCAGAAATGA
- the mnmG gene encoding tRNA uridine-5-carboxymethylaminomethyl(34) synthesis enzyme MnmG, producing MATPDRYNFDVVVVGAGHAGTEAALAAARLGASTALLTMSCDTVGQMSCNPAIGGVAKGQIVREIDALGGEMGRVIDETGIQFRMLNSGKGPAMRSPRAQADKKAYQFAMKLRVEQQANLSLRQELVEGIETADGRVTGVHVAGSGVYRAKAVILTTGTFLKAVMHTGESKSEGGRAGEKAAHGISGALTNLGFELQRFKTGTPARINGRTIDFSRCEVQPGDNSPQPFSFLTERIEQPQMDCHLTVTTPEVHAVIRASLHRAPMYTGQIESTGPRYCPSIEDKVVRFADKTSHQIFLEPEGRNTLEYYCNGISTSLPRDVQDHMIHLIPGLENADIMRFGYAVEYDFAPPTQLRATMETRRIEGLYFAGQINGTTGYEEAAGQGLLAGINAARKIAGQPEFVLERSQAYLGVLIDDLVTKGVDEPYRMFTSRAEYRLLLRQDNADRRLTPLGIRLGTVTADRRRQFEEYEQQLQRATTAIRSQRHQGSTLEEWLRRPEVTWQQLEEMQPTLRSLNICDRAKAQVEIETQYAGYIRRQESDIVRMSRVDNVRIPDTFDYAAVPQLRHEAREKLGRLKPTTVGQASRVSGITPADIAVLMIYLKPSTTA from the coding sequence ATGGCGACGCCGGATCGCTATAACTTCGACGTCGTGGTCGTCGGTGCCGGGCATGCCGGCACCGAAGCGGCTTTGGCGGCTGCGCGGCTGGGAGCCAGCACGGCTCTGCTGACCATGAGCTGTGACACTGTCGGCCAGATGAGCTGCAACCCGGCCATCGGCGGCGTCGCGAAGGGTCAGATCGTCCGCGAAATCGATGCGCTGGGCGGCGAAATGGGCCGCGTGATCGACGAAACCGGCATCCAGTTCCGCATGCTGAACAGCGGCAAGGGGCCGGCGATGCGAAGCCCGCGAGCTCAGGCCGACAAGAAAGCCTATCAATTCGCGATGAAGCTGCGCGTGGAACAGCAGGCGAACCTGAGCCTCCGTCAGGAACTCGTTGAGGGCATTGAAACTGCAGACGGCCGCGTCACCGGTGTTCACGTCGCAGGATCCGGCGTCTACCGCGCGAAGGCTGTGATTCTGACGACCGGCACCTTTCTGAAGGCCGTGATGCACACCGGCGAATCGAAAAGCGAAGGCGGCCGCGCGGGAGAAAAGGCGGCTCACGGAATCTCCGGCGCGCTGACGAACCTGGGATTCGAACTGCAGCGATTCAAGACGGGAACGCCCGCTCGAATCAACGGAAGGACGATCGACTTCTCGCGGTGCGAAGTTCAGCCGGGAGACAACAGTCCACAGCCGTTTTCATTTCTCACCGAGCGAATCGAACAGCCGCAGATGGACTGTCACTTGACGGTGACAACGCCTGAAGTGCATGCCGTGATTCGAGCAAGCCTGCACCGGGCTCCGATGTACACCGGCCAGATCGAATCAACCGGTCCGCGGTATTGTCCGTCGATCGAAGACAAGGTCGTCAGGTTCGCGGACAAGACGTCTCACCAGATCTTTCTGGAACCGGAAGGCCGCAACACTCTGGAATACTACTGCAACGGCATTTCCACCAGCCTGCCGCGAGACGTGCAGGATCACATGATTCACCTGATTCCGGGATTGGAAAACGCGGACATCATGCGATTTGGCTACGCCGTGGAATACGACTTCGCTCCGCCGACGCAGCTTCGCGCCACGATGGAAACGCGGCGAATTGAAGGGCTGTACTTCGCCGGACAGATCAACGGCACAACGGGCTATGAAGAAGCGGCAGGGCAGGGACTGCTGGCGGGAATCAATGCCGCACGGAAAATCGCCGGGCAGCCGGAATTTGTGCTGGAACGCAGCCAGGCGTATCTTGGCGTGCTGATCGACGACCTCGTCACTAAAGGCGTCGACGAACCCTACCGAATGTTCACTTCTCGGGCGGAGTATCGGCTTCTGCTGCGCCAGGATAACGCCGACCGTCGACTGACTCCGCTGGGAATCCGACTGGGAACCGTCACCGCCGATCGCCGCCGTCAGTTTGAAGAATACGAACAGCAGCTCCAGCGAGCCACAACGGCAATCCGCAGTCAGCGCCATCAGGGAAGCACTCTGGAAGAATGGCTGCGGAGACCGGAGGTGACGTGGCAGCAACTGGAAGAAATGCAGCCAACACTTCGCAGCCTGAACATCTGCGATCGCGCAAAAGCGCAGGTCGAAATTGAGACGCAATACGCCGGCTACATTCGACGGCAGGAATCTGACATCGTTCGAATGTCCAGGGTCGACAACGTCCGAATTCCGGACACGTTCGACTATGCAGCGGTACCGCAACTGCGTCACGAAGCCAGGGAAAAGCTGGGTCGCCTGAAGCCGACGACGGTCGGACAGGCCAGCCGGGTCAGCGGAATCACACCAGCAGACATTGCCGTGCTGATGATCTACCTGAAGCCCTCCACAACGGCGTGA
- a CDS encoding metal-dependent hydrolase has protein sequence MAGYREHVSVSGMLGIGYAFAAIFLLGFTAVQAAIAAILTWVAGMLPDLDSETGRPIRELFGVTAAFAPLLLLQHTSTLGVSGDRQMLFALLLYGGVRYGGAAILSKLTVHRGMFHSIPALLIAGELTYLFYHSEDRRVRLLMGVGVGIGFLSHLILDEMYSVQWDGVRVKLKNSAGSALKFFGPEAWPNGLALGLLVFLSYVCLHDAGLIRDATVQPAPEMLHITSELDDAPSFRMADEPKPTTFQ, from the coding sequence TTGGCTGGCTATCGAGAACATGTCAGCGTCAGCGGAATGCTGGGCATCGGATATGCCTTCGCAGCCATCTTCCTGCTTGGCTTCACCGCCGTTCAGGCCGCCATCGCCGCGATCCTGACATGGGTTGCCGGAATGCTGCCCGATCTGGATTCCGAAACCGGACGACCGATTCGAGAACTTTTCGGAGTCACTGCGGCCTTTGCTCCGCTGTTGTTGCTGCAGCACACGAGTACTCTGGGCGTTTCCGGCGACAGACAGATGCTGTTCGCATTGCTGCTCTATGGCGGCGTTCGCTATGGCGGAGCCGCGATTTTGTCGAAGCTGACCGTCCATCGAGGCATGTTTCACAGCATTCCCGCGCTGCTGATCGCAGGGGAACTGACCTACCTGTTTTACCACAGTGAAGACCGTCGAGTGCGATTGCTGATGGGCGTCGGCGTGGGAATCGGGTTCCTGTCGCACCTGATTCTGGACGAAATGTATAGCGTCCAGTGGGATGGAGTTCGCGTGAAACTCAAGAACTCCGCCGGCAGCGCACTGAAGTTCTTTGGCCCGGAAGCGTGGCCAAACGGTCTGGCACTCGGACTGTTGGTGTTTCTGTCCTACGTGTGCCTGCACGATGCGGGGCTGATTCGCGACGCGACCGTTCAGCCTGCCCCGGAGATGCTGCACATCACGTCGGAACTGGATGACGCTCCTTCGTTTCGCATGGCTGATGAGCCAAAGCCGACGACGTTTCAATAG
- a CDS encoding DUF1501 domain-containing protein, translating into MDKRVLVVVTGEFGRTPKIEHQPSTGAGNASAPAGTKQPGRDHWPRAFSNIWAGGGIEPGRCLGATDKRGEDVVEHICSAGDFLATIYHHLGIDSSRVFIRDFNGRPTPIVDHGRPIPDSSADFPVRNNF; encoded by the coding sequence CTGGACAAACGCGTGCTGGTTGTCGTCACGGGAGAATTCGGCAGAACGCCAAAGATCGAACATCAGCCGAGCACCGGTGCGGGCAACGCGAGTGCTCCTGCCGGTACGAAGCAGCCCGGCCGCGACCACTGGCCGCGCGCGTTTTCCAACATCTGGGCCGGCGGAGGCATCGAACCGGGCCGCTGTCTGGGAGCCACTGACAAGCGCGGCGAGGATGTTGTGGAACACATCTGCAGTGCCGGTGATTTTCTCGCGACGATCTACCATCACCTGGGGATTGATTCGTCCAGAGTCTTCATTCGGGACTTCAACGGCCGACCAACGCCCATCGTCGATCACGGCAGACCGATTCCGGACTCATCGGCTGATTTCCCGGTACGCAACAACTTCTGA
- a CDS encoding DUF1501 domain-containing protein, with protein sequence MNHPFNASSNRCCPGPNSRRGFMRMGLAGFASLSLPGMLRLRAESPAATDREKTAVIMVWKPGGCSHIDTYDPKPNAGSEYRGPFDIIPTKVPGMHFTELLPLQAKIADKFTVLRSMRQTAGGHPAGSMQMLSGDPDTRDKPKPKLPDWMSVTNYLRSQAGPRTNPLPLYVGVDPPTEYNGPAYLGEAYSPFAVTGDPNQPNFSVPNIGLSDQNEVRHLSRRSSLRQNLDTLERAFDQARELQALDEFESQAMTLLTNPKTKEAFDLTKEDDRTRDRYGRNTWGQQLLLARRLVEAGVEVLTSSLRGPLCGRVQNWDDHAVNHHIFDAFGFEHRPTTRRFRH encoded by the coding sequence ATGAATCATCCGTTTAACGCGTCATCAAATCGCTGCTGCCCGGGGCCGAACAGTCGTCGCGGGTTCATGAGAATGGGGCTTGCCGGCTTCGCGTCGCTGAGTCTGCCGGGAATGCTGCGGCTGCGAGCGGAAAGTCCGGCTGCGACCGACCGCGAAAAAACAGCCGTGATTATGGTCTGGAAGCCGGGCGGCTGCTCACACATCGATACGTACGACCCCAAGCCGAACGCGGGCAGCGAATACCGCGGCCCGTTTGACATCATTCCGACCAAAGTGCCGGGAATGCACTTCACGGAACTGCTGCCGCTGCAGGCCAAAATCGCTGACAAGTTCACGGTCCTGAGATCCATGCGCCAGACAGCCGGCGGTCACCCGGCCGGTTCCATGCAGATGCTGTCCGGCGACCCCGATACACGCGACAAGCCCAAACCGAAACTTCCGGACTGGATGTCGGTGACCAACTATCTGCGATCGCAGGCAGGGCCTCGAACCAATCCGCTGCCGCTGTATGTCGGCGTTGATCCTCCGACCGAATACAACGGACCGGCGTATCTGGGAGAAGCCTACTCCCCGTTTGCCGTGACGGGTGATCCCAACCAGCCGAACTTCAGTGTGCCGAACATCGGGCTGTCGGACCAGAATGAAGTCCGTCACCTGTCGCGGCGTTCGTCGCTGCGGCAGAACCTGGACACTCTGGAACGCGCCTTCGACCAGGCTCGTGAACTTCAGGCACTCGACGAATTCGAATCTCAGGCGATGACGCTGTTGACGAATCCGAAAACAAAGGAAGCATTCGATCTGACAAAGGAAGACGATCGGACGCGCGACCGCTACGGCCGCAATACCTGGGGACAGCAACTGCTGCTGGCTCGACGACTGGTCGAAGCCGGAGTCGAAGTTTTGACAAGCAGCCTGCGCGGTCCGCTGTGTGGTCGAGTTCAGAACTGGGACGATCACGCCGTCAATCACCACATCTTTGACGCCTTCGGTTTCGAGCACAGGCCTACGACCAGGCGGTTTCGGCACTGA
- a CDS encoding HAMP domain-containing sensor histidine kinase, whose product MACAAAWLTCARAESAAVIVFLSETECIVAHGFRDDSHEIEVSVGQERKSVLSLLDDHSILALASRVGIDRPDFLLRMPDRLAAVAVSFSGNESDSNQDELTALVTSVTQRILASTTQRQCLFAEPRHMEAMAEFSAGAGHEINNPLGSIIGQTQLLLKKTDGADYREALETIGAQAWRIRDMIGDSMLFARPPVPQFQRSDVCEIVKEASDQVRTNHGLQDGELRLELPASPIMANVDVHQVSVLTSHLLRNSVVATEGVEPGRRITVALNSGDQHAFRLTVDDNGSGVTDDKTRRHLFDPFYSGRQAGRGLGFGLCLCWQIVRRHHGLLLQQNLERQGCRFLAGIPLSSR is encoded by the coding sequence ATGGCTTGTGCAGCAGCCTGGCTGACATGTGCTCGCGCCGAATCCGCCGCCGTGATTGTGTTTCTCAGCGAAACCGAATGCATCGTGGCTCACGGTTTTCGCGACGACAGCCACGAAATCGAAGTGTCCGTTGGCCAGGAGCGAAAGTCCGTTCTGTCGCTTCTGGATGACCATTCCATCCTGGCACTTGCATCGCGCGTGGGAATCGACCGCCCGGATTTTCTGCTGCGGATGCCCGATCGGCTTGCGGCCGTCGCTGTCAGTTTTTCGGGAAACGAATCTGATTCGAACCAGGACGAGCTGACTGCGCTGGTCACGTCGGTCACGCAGCGCATTCTGGCCAGCACGACGCAGCGACAGTGTCTGTTCGCGGAACCGCGACACATGGAGGCGATGGCGGAATTCAGCGCCGGGGCCGGGCATGAGATCAACAATCCGCTGGGCAGCATCATCGGACAGACTCAACTGCTGCTCAAAAAAACTGACGGGGCCGACTACCGCGAAGCGCTGGAAACGATCGGAGCCCAGGCATGGCGAATTCGAGACATGATCGGCGACAGCATGCTGTTCGCTCGTCCGCCGGTACCACAATTCCAGCGCAGTGATGTCTGTGAGATCGTGAAGGAAGCCAGCGATCAGGTCAGGACAAACCATGGTCTGCAGGACGGTGAACTACGGCTGGAGCTTCCGGCATCGCCCATCATGGCGAACGTCGACGTTCATCAGGTTTCCGTGCTGACTTCGCATCTGCTGCGCAATTCGGTTGTCGCAACCGAGGGTGTCGAACCCGGACGCCGGATCACGGTAGCGCTGAATTCGGGTGACCAGCATGCATTCCGTCTGACCGTGGACGACAACGGTTCAGGAGTCACCGACGACAAGACCCGCCGGCATTTGTTCGATCCGTTTTACTCGGGCCGCCAGGCGGGGCGAGGATTGGGGTTCGGCTTGTGTCTTTGCTGGCAGATTGTTCGCCGCCACCACGGATTGCTGCTGCAACAGAACCTTGAACGGCAGGGTTGCCGATTCCTTGCGGGAATCCCTCTGTCGTCACGATAA
- a CDS encoding response regulator gives MKTVFTTGEAAKICKVSQQTIIRCFDSGQLKGFRVPGSRFRRIPRDVLYKFMKDNGIPTDALESGKRKALIVDDDEQLVELITDALEADGRFEVRTANNGFDAGMMVKEYHPDIIVLDVMLPDINGKEVCQRVRSDPALDDVRIICISGMVEQDKIQDLRDSGADQFLQKPFEVDQLIDRICRLLDIEQLAT, from the coding sequence ATGAAAACAGTCTTTACGACGGGTGAAGCTGCCAAGATCTGTAAGGTCAGCCAGCAAACCATCATCCGCTGCTTTGATTCCGGTCAGCTAAAGGGATTTCGAGTCCCCGGTTCCCGATTCCGCCGAATTCCGCGGGATGTCCTTTACAAGTTCATGAAGGACAACGGCATTCCGACGGACGCTCTGGAAAGCGGTAAACGAAAAGCCCTGATCGTCGACGACGACGAGCAGCTTGTGGAACTGATCACGGACGCTCTGGAGGCCGATGGCCGCTTCGAAGTACGAACGGCGAACAACGGCTTCGACGCAGGAATGATGGTTAAGGAGTACCATCCCGATATCATCGTTCTTGACGTGATGCTTCCTGACATCAACGGCAAGGAAGTCTGCCAGCGAGTCCGAAGTGATCCGGCACTGGATGACGTCCGAATCATCTGCATCAGCGGAATGGTGGAACAGGACAAGATCCAGGATCTGCGGGATTCCGGAGCCGATCAATTCCTGCAGAAGCCATTCGAAGTCGATCAGTTGATTGACCGCATCTGCCGTTTGCTGGATATCGAACAACTGGCGACGTAG